The genomic interval CGACGATCTCGCCGCCGCCGGTCAAGACCGCGAGCGTGTCAGCGCGATCATGCTGCAATTCGCCGAAGCCAATCCCGGCGCGCTGTTGCTGGTTGCGCTATTCTACTTCGCCGTCTGGTTCGTCCTGACATCGCGCCTCTATATCGCGGCGCCCGCAAGCGTCGATCAGCAACGCATCCTCAGTTTCGAAACCTGGGCTTGGACCAAGGGCGCTACGTTGCGCATTATCGGCGCGCGTCTCATGCTGCTCTTGCCGGCTAACATCTTCGTCGGCGCACTGGGCTATCTCATCGGCCAAGCCGTGGGCGTCAACACGATCGACGTCGTCGCAGCCACCACCGCCGCGGCCGCCAATCCCGTCGGTTTCCTCACCTACATTTTGATCTCGACCTTTCTCACCTTTGCGCTTTATTCCGCGCTCGAAGCAGGGCTTTCCGCCGCGATTTATCAGCGCCTGAAGCCGCCCGCGCGCTAAGTCTCGACCGACTCGTCGCCCTCCGCTAAAGAGCGCGTCCCCATGGCCCAGACGCGCCCATACGTCGCCGCATTGCTGCGGCTCGCCGGACCCGTTGCGCTCGCACGCCTCGGCATTATCGGCATGGCCATTGTCGACGTCGTCGTTGTCGGCCAACTTGCGCCCGACGAACTGCCGCACCAGGCGCTCGGTTGGGCGCCGACGGCGGTCTTCCTCGTCGCAGCGATCGGATTGCTGCAAGGCGTGCAAGTTCTCGCCGCGCGCACGCTCGGCGAAAAAAATCCAGAAGGCGCAGGCGTTGCACTCCGCCGCGGCCTCGTCCTCGCGCTGGTCGCCGGCTTGTTGTCAGCCGCGCTGATGTGGCTCGGCGGCGAGCGCATCTTCACGGCATTCGGCATCGGCGCAGATCTAGCGGGGCCATCGACGCCCGTGATGATGGTGCTCGCGCTCTCGATCCCGCTGCATCTGCTTTACATCGCCGGCACTTACTTCCTTGAAGCCATCAAGAAGCCCGGCATCGGCAGCGCCGTGATGTGGGCGGCCAACATCGTTAACCTCGCGCTCAATCTGCTCTGGGTGCCCGAGCACGGCGCCATCGGCTCCGCCTGGGCCACCGTCGCCGCGCGCGTTTTCCTCTCCGGCGTGCTGCTAGTCTGGATTTTCCTGCTGCGCGACGGCGCTCATTACGGCGTGCGCAAGCTCGGCGCGAAAGGCCCAAGCTTCAGCGCTCTGCTCGCCGTCGGCGTCGCCGCCGCTGTCAGCCAGGCGGTGGAAGCGGGCGCGTTCTCGGCGATGACGGTGATCGCCGGCCGCATCGGCGCGCATGTCGTTTCCGCTTACCAGATCATGCTCAACCTGATGGCGTTCGTTTTCATGGTGGCGCTCGGCCTCGCCACCGCAACGGCCGTGCTGGTCAGCGAAGCCATTGGCCGCAAAGCGCCGCACGACGCCGCCCGCGCCGGCTGGACCGGCATTGGCCTCAACGCCATCGCCATGATCATCGCCGCCATCGCGATCCTGATGTTCGCCGAACAGATCGGTCGCGCCTACACCGCCGACGCAACGCTCGCGGCGCTGCTCGCCTCACTGATGTGGGTCGCAGCCCTCGCACTCCATCCTGATGGCGCACAAGTCGTCGCTGCCTCCGCGCTCCGCGCCCGTGGTGACAATTGGTTTCCCACCTTCAGCCATATCTTGGCGTACGCCGTAGTGATGCCAGTGCTCGGCTATTGGCTCGCCGAGCGCCAAGGCATGGGCGTCGCTGGCCTTCTGTTTGCGATTTTCTGGGCCAGCGTCCTGAGCGCCGCGGTTCTGCTCTTGCGCTGGCGCGTGCTCGCGAACCGCTTGCCAAAGCAAGCAACGCAAACCGACTAAGCGCCCACACCCAAAATCCAGCCTTCCTCGCGCTCCACCACGTCGCGCCGCGCATCATCCTTCGCCGGCCCAAACAGCGCGCCGAGCTGAAACTTTTCATCCAGCGCATTGAACCGCTCGCAAGCGCCGCGCACCTGCGCCGCGTCCCTCACTTCGGCGCCCTTGGCCGCCGTCGCGAACATGCTTGGATAAATCTCAGCGAACACCGCGTCCACACCCGCGACATCGTCCGCGCCCAAAGGCTTCCACCCCGTCTCAAACGGCCACAGCTTTGCCGGCCGCGCATCGCGCAAGCGCTTCACCACCGGCATCCCCGTTAGCGCCTGACCACCAACCGAGCCTTGATAATAGAGCTTCCAGACCGAAGAGGGGCCCTTCACGGCATCCTCCGCCAACCGAAACTCCGGCAGATCGCTTTCGCGATGTTCGCGCACGCGTTTGGCCGAGAGCATCGTCTGCTCGTCGCGCGCCGGCGCGCCCCAGAACGGAAACGCTTCGCCCGTCATCAACCGGTTCATCTTGGCGCCGACTTGAAACCGGTTGTTCGCGTTGTCGGCCTTGTCCTTCACTTCCTTGGCGACGAAATCCATCACCGCGCGCCATGGCTCACCCGGCAACTTCAGCGCCGCCGCCGTGCCGCGCGGAAACGCGAACGGAAAGTCAAAGCCCACCAGCGCGCGCTCCCGTTTGCGCTTCAGATCGTCGAGCACATCGTTGAGTAGCTTTTCGGCTTCAGCGCGCGTCGGGGGATTGTGCGCCTCGAACGCCATCTGGAAGCGCACATTGCGCTTCAGTACGCCAACCCAAATGGAATCCGCGCCCGTCGCGGGTTTCGCCGCGGCGCTCCAATCCACCATCACGTACGCTTGGAACAGCCGCGCCGACATCTCAGTCCAGCTTCACCAGCATTTTGCCGGCATTGCCGCCGCTAAACAGGGTGAGAAACGCTTTCGGCGCATTCTCGATCCCGTTCTCGATCGTCTCTTGCCACTTGATGCGGCCGTCCTTCACCCATTGCGTCATCTCAGTGATGAATTGCTCACGCATGTCGATGAAGTCGAACACGATGAAGCCCTGCATCTTGATCCGCTTGCCGACGATGTACGGCATGTTGCGCGGACCCGGCGACGGCTCCTTGTCGTTATAAACCGAGATCATGCCGCACTCGATGAACCGCGCCCACGGCCGCGCCACCTCGAGCGCCACTTCCAAATGCTCGCCGCCGACATTGTCGAAATAAATATCGATGCCCTTGGGCGCGGCCTTGCGAACGTTCTCGAGCAGGTTGCCCTTCTTGTAGTTCACCACCTCATCGACGCCGACGCTCTTCAGCCAGTCGAGCTTTTCATCGCTGCCGGCCGACGCCACCACCGTGCACTCACGGATCTTCGCGATCTGACACACGGTCGAGCCCACAGCGCCGCCGGCGCCGGAGACGAACACCACATTCCCAGGCTTCGGGTCACCGATGCGATGGAAGCTCGTGTACGCCGTCATGCCCGGCATGCCGAGCACGCCGAGATATGCTTGCGGCGGCACGCCACCTGCGAGCTTGGTCAGCGGCGCGCCCGTCGAGACGAACGCCTCGCGCCAACCCAGATTGCTCTCCACCAGATCGCCCGCCGCAAAGTTCGGATCGTTGGACTTCACGACTGTGCCAACAGCGCCGCCCTGCAGCGCTTCGCCTAGCGCAAACGGCGGCACGTAGCTCGGTCGGTCATACATCCGCCCGCGCATGTACGGATCGACGGACATCCAGCCATTGCGCACCAAAACTTCGCCCGGTCCCGGATCCTTCAGCTCTACCGTCACCACCTCGAAGTTCGCCGCTTCTGGCATGCCTACTGGCCGGCTCTTCAATCGGATTTCGCGCGCCTGCTTGGCCATGGATGTCTCCTGTGCGTAGGTTTTGCACCCTAGAGCGGCCCATGGTCCTGGCAAGCTGATCCGGCCCGCTGGACAGGTGAGGGCGGCGCGCCGCATAACCCGGCGCTCCCGAAAGGTCAGTCTAACCGAATGTCCATCCGTCTCCGTTTCGCGCCGTCGCCAACCGGCAACATCCACGTCGGCAACGTGCGCACCGCGCTCATGAACTGGCTGTTCGCGCTGAAGCACGGCGGCCAAGTGCTGCTGCGCATCGACGACACCGACATCGCGCGCTCGACGAAGGCCTACGAGGAAGGGATCGAGAGAGACCTCACGTGGCTCGGCCTCGCCTGGCAGGACCGCGCCAACCAATCCGCGCGCTTCGACGTCTACGAGAAAGCCGCCACGAAACTGAAAGACGGGGGTCTTCTTTACGCCGCCTACGAAACCGAAGAAGAACTCGACCGCAAGCGCAAGATCGCTCAAGCCACCGGCAAGCCGCCAGTCTACGATCGCGCCGCGCTGAAGCTCACCGACGCCGACAAAGCCAAGCTCGAAGCCGAAGGCCGCAAGCCGCACTGGCGCTTCAAGCTCTCCGGCGCGCGCAAGGATTGGGACGATCTCGTCCGCGGCCATCAATCCATCGACACCGCCTCGCTCAGCGATCCCGTGCTGATCCGCGAAGACGGCGCCTTCCTCTACACGCTGCCCAGCGTCGTCGACGATATCGACTTCAAGATCACGCACATCGTCCGCGGCGAAGACCACGTCACCAATTCCGGCGTGCAGATCGAAATCTTCGAAGCCCTCGGCGGCCCGGTTCCGCTATTCGGTCACTTTCCATTGCTGGTCGGCGCTGACGGCAGCGCGCTGTCCAAACGCATCGGCTCACTCGGCGTCGGCGAACTTGCTGCCGACGGCTATGAGCCGATGGCCGTGCTCTCGCATCTCGCCAAGATTGGCACCTCCGATCCGGTCGAAGCACGCCTCACGCTGAAGCAGCTCTCCGAAGAATTCGACTTCGCCAAAATCGGCCGCGCCCCCGCACGCTTCGATCCGGAAGAGCTGAAGCGCGTCAACGCTTCAGTCTTGCATCAACTCGATTACGCCACCGCGAAACCAAAGCTCGCGCAGTACGACGCCGACAAAGGCGAAGCGTTTTGGACCGCCGTTCGCGCCAATCTCGCGCTTTGGCCGGACGTGAAAGAATACGCCGCGATCGTCGACGGCCCGATCACGCCCGTCATCCCCGACGCCGCTTTCGCCACCGCCGCCGCCGAAGTGCTCCCAACTGGCGCCTACGACGCCACCACCTGGCAAGCTTTCACCAATGCCGTGAAAGAAAAAACCGGCGCCAAGGGCAAAGCGCTCTTCATGCCGCTCCGCCAAGCCCTCACCGGCATGGACCATGGCCCAGAGATGGCGGCGCTGTTTCCGCTGATCGGCGAAGAGCGTGCGCGCAAACGCCTGCAAGGCCAGGCGGCTTAAGCGCCGATGTTCAATGTCCTGAAGAATCCCGCCGGCCGTCTCCGTAGCGGCTGGTGGGTCGCGATCTTCTTTATCGTCCTCGCCGCGCTGCTGGTTCCGCTGATCCTGCTCTCAGGCCAACAGGCGGGCGTGCCGATCTGGGCCCAAGCGCTGATCATCATTTTCGCGACCGTCGTTTGCCAAGCGCTCCGCCGCAAACCGCTCGCCGAAGTCTCTGGCGCGTTCAACACTACCTGGCTCATCCAACTCGCGTTCGGCGCCGCCATCGGCGCGCTCCTGATGATCGCACCGGCATTCGTCCTCTTCGCCACCGGCGCCGCGCGCTGGACCATGAGTGAGCAGGGCGCCGCCGCCCTTCTCCCCGCCGCGATGCTGATGGCCGCCGTCGCCATAGCGGAAGAATTTCTTTTCCGCGGCTTCCTCTTCCAGCGCCTCATTGACGGCCTCGGCCAGTGGTGGGCGAAGCTCATCATCGCCGGACTCTTCGTGCTGACGCACTCGACCGCACTCGAAGGCGCAGGAGATATCCGCTATCTCGCCGGTCTCAACATCTTCGTCGCCTCGTTGATGTTCGGCTTTGCGTTCATCAGAACGCGCAGCCTCGCCATGCCCGTCGGCATCCACTTCGCCGCCAACTTCGTCCAAGGCGGCGTCCTAGGCTTCGGGGTCAGCGGCAACGATGAGCAGGGGTTGCTGATGCCCACACTGGACGGCCCGGACTGGCTCACAGGCGGCGCGTTCGGTTTGGAAGCGAGTGTGCCCGGCCTCGTCTGCGTCATCGCCATCACCGTAGCGCTGTGGCGCTGGCGTGCTCAGCCCAATGCCCAATAGGCGACATCGTCGCGCATCCGCGCTTCGCCGCGGGCCCCAACGGGCTCAGCGTTTCCATCCGTCAGGAACGCGATCGTCTCAGCGTCAGCACCAGCGACTTGCGCCAAAAACCGCCGCCCATCGTCGGTCAGTCCAACCACGACGCCACGCTGCGCCGCGCCCTCGCGATCGTAGAACACCGTGTAAGTCTCAATCACACCCGGCCCCGCGTATTCCTGTGTGAACACCGGCGCGCGCCCGCGCTGCGCATCCGCCTCGGCCTGCACATCAAACGGCCGCGCCTCATCGGCGCCATCGCCAGCCTCGCGCAACAACACCACCGCGTGGTTCGTGTTCGCAAACCCGCCATTGCCAAACAGCAGCCCACGCGACCCCTCGCGCCGCATCAGCTCCACCATCCGCGCCACCGCGTGGCTCATATAGTTCCCAACCGGCCCGCCGCCGAACGTCAGCCCGCCAACCACCGACATCGGCAATTCCACCGGCCACCCAATCGCCCGCCGCGCCATTTTCGGCACGCACGGAAAGCACGAATAGAGCTCCACCAGATCCAAATCCGTTGTCGCCAGTCGATTGAACTCCAGCGTCATCTGCAGCGTCGTCTCCAACGCAATCGAGCGATCATAACCTTCACGCGTCAGCACATCGCGCGGCTCACTCGCGCCGGCGCCCCGCCCAACATAAACAAGTCGCTCATCCGCCACGCCCATCGCCCGCGCCTTCGCCAAGCTTGCGACAATGAACCCCGCGCCCTGGTTCACCGATTGGTTCGCCACCATTAGCTTCGTGTACGGAAACGCGATCGGCCGATTGTTGGCCGAAGCCGCCGCGATCTCCTCCGCGCTCACACGCTTGCGCAACCAAGCATGCGGATTAGCCTCCGCCACCGCTGAGAATTGCGCCCAAATCTGCGCACTCTCGGCTTGGCCCTCTGCCAAAGTCTGCCCACGCGCCGCCCGCAGCGCGTTTTCGTAGAGCGGATAAATATCCGTCGGCGCCACCAAGCCATGGCGCTTCCTCACATCCTTCGCCACACGCTGCGCCGACTCCCGCACCGCATCGCGCGCGCCGGCGCCCGCGTTCTTCGCCCGCCGCGCCGCCGTCCGCAGCGCTTCGCCGCCGACAACCGCCGCCACCTCGATCTCACCCGCGCGCACACGCTCCGCCGCCGCATTCAGCAACAGCACCGGGCTTTCGCCGCTCGGATACGCCGTCTTCATCAGATGCTTCGGCGTCGCGCCAAAATACGCCGCCACCATCGCCGGCAGTTCAACCAGATCCGGAAACGAAAGCTGATCCACCACCGCCAGCGACTGCATTTGCTTCAGCCAGCCGCCGCCCGCATCGCGCTCAGCCTCCGTCAGCGCCGCCAGCATCAGCCCCAGCGAATCCAGCGCCATCTCGTCCTCAGCGCGGTCATTCACCTGACCCACGCCCACAATCACCGGAATTCGAGATGCATCCATGAGGTGACCTTAGCACAAGCCTATGCAGGTTGGAGCGCGGGGCTCCAGCCCCGCATCTTCCGTTGCGTCCAAGTTGCGAGGCTGAAGCCTCGCGCTCCAACCTCCGAACAGAGCGTGCTAGAGATCGTAAATGCTCAACTCCGCACTCTGCCAGCGCCTCGGCATCGAATTTCCGCTGTTCGCCTTTTCGCACTGCCGGGACGTCGTCGTCGCCGTGTCCAAGGCGGGCGGCATGGGCGTGCTCGGCGCCGTCGGCATGTCGCCCGACCGCCTGCGCGAAGAGCTCGACTGGATCGAGGCCCACGTCGCCGGCAAGCCCTACGGCCTCGACCTCATCGTCCCCAACAAGTTCGAAGGCAAAGCCGAAGCGTTCGACTCCGACAAACTGCTCGCCGCGCTCCCCGCCGAACACAAAGCCTACGCTGACGCCATCCTCAAACGCCACGGCGTCGATCCAACCGCGCTCGAAGAGAACCGCAAGCTCTCCACCAACTGGTCGCAAAATCTGCGCGAAGAGGGCGCGGCGAGCGGCCTCGAGGTTGCGTTCCAGTACCCGATCAAGCTCATCGCCAACGCACTCGGCCTGCCGCCGCCTATCATGTTGGAGCAGGGCAAGAAACACGGCGTCGCCGTCGCCGCCCTCGTCGGCGCCAAGGAGCACGCGCTCGCGCAAGTCGCGGCCGGCGTCGACTTCATCATCGCCGCGGGCGGCGAAGCCGGCGGCCATTGCGGCGACGTCTCCACCATGGTGCTGATCCCCGAAGTCTGCGCCGCACTACGCGCCATCAACTCCGACGTGCCCGTGCTCGCCGCCGGCGGCATCGTCACCGGCGCGCAAATGGCCGCCGCCATGGCGATGGGCGCCGCCGGCGCCTGGTGCGGCTCGGTCTGGCTTACCACGCCGGAAGCCGAGACCAACCCCATCGTCAAACAGAAGATGCTCGCCGCCACCTCGCGCGACACTGTCCGCTCGCGCTCGCGCACCGGCAAACCCTCGCGCCAACTCCGCTCACCCTGGACCGACGCGTGGGAAAGCGAAGACGCGCCGAAGCCGCTGCCGATGCCGCTGCAAAGCTTCGTCTCCGAGCCCGCGCTGCGCTACGTCGATAAACTCAGCCAAAGCGGCCACGAAGGCGCGCGCGAACTCGCCACCTACTGGGTCGGCCAAGGCGTCGGCCTCATGAACGAACCGATTTCCGCAGGCGCCGTGGTGCAAGCGTTCAAGGAAGACTTTATCGTCGCGACAGAGCGGCTCGCGAAATTCGTGGAGGCGTAGCTCGAAAAATATGGACCGCCGGCGCCCTCGCCGGCATGCGCACGAACGATCAAGCACCAGCGGCGTCTTGTGTTTACGAAGAAACCGGCGAGGGCGCCGGCGATCCATATTAAGCCGTAACCGGCACACCCAGCTCCGCAAAGCATTCCTCAATGCTCCGCGCGTACGCCACCGCGTCGTGAAACGAGTCCGGCGTCAGCTTCGCTTCGATCGTGTGTTGCATCAGTGTAAAGAACGGCGCCCAGAAATCGTCTTCCGACAAAAACACCACCGGCTTGCGATGCAAATCCAGACGCCGCCACGACAGCGTCTCGACTGCTTCCTCAAGCGTGCCAATCCCGCCCGGCAGCACCACAAACGCGTCGCTCTCCTCGAACATGATCATCTTGCGCTCGTGCATGGTGTCGACCATGCGGTGCGGCACGCTATCGAGCACGATCTCGCGCCGCTCTAAAAAGCGCGGCATCACGCCCAGCACGTCGCCACCCGCTGCGTGCGCCGCTTTCGCCGCACGTCCCATCAGCCCGATCGAGCCGCCGCCATAAACCAAACGCAATCCGCGCGCCGCCAGCGCTTCACCAAAGCGCGTCGCCAAGTCGTGATATTCGGGCTTCGTCGACTCCGAAGAGCCGCAATAGACGCACACCGAACGCAAAGGACGGGGGACGGAACTGGAATCATCCATGCGCATAACCAAGCTTAGCCAAGATGGCGCCATTGCGGGGAAAAACCCCCGCGCCTAAGTCCTCCCTTCAAGGAATGTTCCAAATGGCGCGCGGTGAAGGAAAAGTGGTGTCGAAGGCGGAACCACCCGTCGACCCGTCGCCGCCGATCACGCGGACGATCGGCCGTTTGATGAGCCTTATCGGCGGCTTACGCGGTCCGGGCTACCGGCTCCGCCTTGTGGTCGCCTTCCTGCTCACGCTGTTCGGCAAAGTGCTCGCGGTGTTTTCGCCGCTCGTTTTGGCCGAAGGCATCAACCGCTTGTCCGAAGGCGACGCCACCGGCGCGCTGCCAACCTTCATCGGCCTCGCCGGCTTCTGGGCAGCGCTCCGTTTCGCCTCCACCGCAGGCCCGCAAATCCGCGACGCCATCTTCCAGCCCATCAGCGAAGAAGCCCAGCGCCGCGCTGGCGCTAATGTCTTCAGCCACGTCCACAATCTTTCGGTGCGCTTCCATCAATCCAAGCGCACCGGCTCAGTCTATCGCACCATCGAACGCGGCGTCCGCGCGATCGACTTCCTGCTGCGCTTCCTCGCCTTCAACATCGCCCCGACGGTGATCGAACTCCTGCTCGCCGCGGGCGTGCTCGGATTCCGCTATGGCTGGTGGTTCGCGCTGATCGCCGGCGCCACTGTGTTCATCTACGCCTGGATCACGTTCGGCGTCACCGAGTGGCGCTTGAAGCATCGCCGCGAAATGAACGAGGCCGACAGCGAAGCCGCGGGCAGGGCGGTCGACTCGCTCCTGAACTTCGAAACCGTGAAAAGCTTCGCCGCCGAGTCACGCGAAACCGAGCGCTACGATCGCGCGCTCTCCAGCTACGCCGACGCCGCCATTCGCTCCAACACCTCGCTCGTTCTGCTCAACGTGCTGCAGAACCT from Terricaulis silvestris carries:
- a CDS encoding CPBP family intramembrane glutamic endopeptidase, whose amino-acid sequence is MFNVLKNPAGRLRSGWWVAIFFIVLAALLVPLILLSGQQAGVPIWAQALIIIFATVVCQALRRKPLAEVSGAFNTTWLIQLAFGAAIGALLMIAPAFVLFATGAARWTMSEQGAAALLPAAMLMAAVAIAEEFLFRGFLFQRLIDGLGQWWAKLIIAGLFVLTHSTALEGAGDIRYLAGLNIFVASLMFGFAFIRTRSLAMPVGIHFAANFVQGGVLGFGVSGNDEQGLLMPTLDGPDWLTGGAFGLEASVPGLVCVIAITVALWRWRAQPNAQ
- a CDS encoding NADP-dependent oxidoreductase, translating into MAKQAREIRLKSRPVGMPEAANFEVVTVELKDPGPGEVLVRNGWMSVDPYMRGRMYDRPSYVPPFALGEALQGGAVGTVVKSNDPNFAAGDLVESNLGWREAFVSTGAPLTKLAGGVPPQAYLGVLGMPGMTAYTSFHRIGDPKPGNVVFVSGAGGAVGSTVCQIAKIRECTVVASAGSDEKLDWLKSVGVDEVVNYKKGNLLENVRKAAPKGIDIYFDNVGGEHLEVALEVARPWARFIECGMISVYNDKEPSPGPRNMPYIVGKRIKMQGFIVFDFIDMREQFITEMTQWVKDGRIKWQETIENGIENAPKAFLTLFSGGNAGKMLVKLD
- a CDS encoding acetyl-CoA acetyltransferase; the protein is MDASRIPVIVGVGQVNDRAEDEMALDSLGLMLAALTEAERDAGGGWLKQMQSLAVVDQLSFPDLVELPAMVAAYFGATPKHLMKTAYPSGESPVLLLNAAAERVRAGEIEVAAVVGGEALRTAARRAKNAGAGARDAVRESAQRVAKDVRKRHGLVAPTDIYPLYENALRAARGQTLAEGQAESAQIWAQFSAVAEANPHAWLRKRVSAEEIAAASANNRPIAFPYTKLMVANQSVNQGAGFIVASLAKARAMGVADERLVYVGRGAGASEPRDVLTREGYDRSIALETTLQMTLEFNRLATTDLDLVELYSCFPCVPKMARRAIGWPVELPMSVVGGLTFGGGPVGNYMSHAVARMVELMRREGSRGLLFGNGGFANTNHAVVLLREAGDGADEARPFDVQAEADAQRGRAPVFTQEYAGPGVIETYTVFYDREGAAQRGVVVGLTDDGRRFLAQVAGADAETIAFLTDGNAEPVGARGEARMRDDVAYWALG
- a CDS encoding MATE family efflux transporter, which translates into the protein MAQTRPYVAALLRLAGPVALARLGIIGMAIVDVVVVGQLAPDELPHQALGWAPTAVFLVAAIGLLQGVQVLAARTLGEKNPEGAGVALRRGLVLALVAGLLSAALMWLGGERIFTAFGIGADLAGPSTPVMMVLALSIPLHLLYIAGTYFLEAIKKPGIGSAVMWAANIVNLALNLLWVPEHGAIGSAWATVAARVFLSGVLLVWIFLLRDGAHYGVRKLGAKGPSFSALLAVGVAAAVSQAVEAGAFSAMTVIAGRIGAHVVSAYQIMLNLMAFVFMVALGLATATAVLVSEAIGRKAPHDAARAGWTGIGLNAIAMIIAAIAILMFAEQIGRAYTADATLAALLASLMWVAALALHPDGAQVVAASALRARGDNWFPTFSHILAYAVVMPVLGYWLAERQGMGVAGLLFAIFWASVLSAAVLLLRWRVLANRLPKQATQTD
- a CDS encoding cobalamin biosynthesis protein CbiG; protein product: MSARLFQAYVMVDWSAAAKPATGADSIWVGVLKRNVRFQMAFEAHNPPTRAEAEKLLNDVLDDLKRKRERALVGFDFPFAFPRGTAAALKLPGEPWRAVMDFVAKEVKDKADNANNRFQVGAKMNRLMTGEAFPFWGAPARDEQTMLSAKRVREHRESDLPEFRLAEDAVKGPSSVWKLYYQGSVGGQALTGMPVVKRLRDARPAKLWPFETGWKPLGADDVAGVDAVFAEIYPSMFATAAKGAEVRDAAQVRGACERFNALDEKFQLGALFGPAKDDARRDVVEREEGWILGVGA
- a CDS encoding LOG family protein translates to MDDSSSVPRPLRSVCVYCGSSESTKPEYHDLATRFGEALAARGLRLVYGGGSIGLMGRAAKAAHAAGGDVLGVMPRFLERREIVLDSVPHRMVDTMHERKMIMFEESDAFVVLPGGIGTLEEAVETLSWRRLDLHRKPVVFLSEDDFWAPFFTLMQHTIEAKLTPDSFHDAVAYARSIEECFAELGVPVTA
- the gltX gene encoding glutamate--tRNA ligase, with amino-acid sequence MSIRLRFAPSPTGNIHVGNVRTALMNWLFALKHGGQVLLRIDDTDIARSTKAYEEGIERDLTWLGLAWQDRANQSARFDVYEKAATKLKDGGLLYAAYETEEELDRKRKIAQATGKPPVYDRAALKLTDADKAKLEAEGRKPHWRFKLSGARKDWDDLVRGHQSIDTASLSDPVLIREDGAFLYTLPSVVDDIDFKITHIVRGEDHVTNSGVQIEIFEALGGPVPLFGHFPLLVGADGSALSKRIGSLGVGELAADGYEPMAVLSHLAKIGTSDPVEARLTLKQLSEEFDFAKIGRAPARFDPEELKRVNASVLHQLDYATAKPKLAQYDADKGEAFWTAVRANLALWPDVKEYAAIVDGPITPVIPDAAFATAAAEVLPTGAYDATTWQAFTNAVKEKTGAKGKALFMPLRQALTGMDHGPEMAALFPLIGEERARKRLQGQAA
- a CDS encoding nitronate monooxygenase codes for the protein MLNSALCQRLGIEFPLFAFSHCRDVVVAVSKAGGMGVLGAVGMSPDRLREELDWIEAHVAGKPYGLDLIVPNKFEGKAEAFDSDKLLAALPAEHKAYADAILKRHGVDPTALEENRKLSTNWSQNLREEGAASGLEVAFQYPIKLIANALGLPPPIMLEQGKKHGVAVAALVGAKEHALAQVAAGVDFIIAAGGEAGGHCGDVSTMVLIPEVCAALRAINSDVPVLAAGGIVTGAQMAAAMAMGAAGAWCGSVWLTTPEAETNPIVKQKMLAATSRDTVRSRSRTGKPSRQLRSPWTDAWESEDAPKPLPMPLQSFVSEPALRYVDKLSQSGHEGARELATYWVGQGVGLMNEPISAGAVVQAFKEDFIVATERLAKFVEA